A single Curtobacterium sp. MCSS17_015 DNA region contains:
- a CDS encoding HNH endonuclease, with translation MNLFTRRGRVQLRIGRDTYLVGPKLRKDELQEIFAQSNDRPARIGRIKERQYWWFRDRWFWDNDGLQAEDVFALLVTRDRRQAATLARAQTTAFAPEQPTRYRRGAIPADVKQYVWARDGGRCTLCGSVTELQYDHVIPVSRGGSSEPENLQILCGSCNRRKGASVS, from the coding sequence GTGAACTTGTTCACCAGGAGGGGCCGGGTTCAGCTTCGAATCGGCAGGGACACGTACCTCGTGGGTCCGAAGCTCCGGAAGGACGAGCTCCAGGAGATCTTCGCGCAGTCGAACGACCGACCGGCGCGTATCGGCCGGATCAAAGAACGTCAGTACTGGTGGTTCCGCGACCGGTGGTTCTGGGACAACGACGGCCTCCAGGCCGAAGACGTCTTCGCTCTGCTCGTCACGCGCGACCGTCGACAGGCGGCGACGCTGGCACGGGCGCAGACCACGGCTTTCGCTCCCGAGCAGCCGACGCGGTACCGGAGGGGGGCGATCCCGGCCGATGTGAAGCAGTACGTCTGGGCACGCGACGGCGGCAGGTGCACGTTGTGCGGGTCCGTCACAGAACTCCAGTACGACCACGTCATCCCGGTGTCGCGCGGTGGCAGTAGCGAGCCCGAGAACCTCCAGATCCTCTGCGGCTCCTGCAATCGGCGGAAGGGTGCCTCAGTGAGCTGA